From one [Ruminococcus] lactaris ATCC 29176 genomic stretch:
- a CDS encoding ATP-binding protein has product MEIKRDAYLQQLTMRKDNGMIKVITGIRRCGKSFLLFNIFKRYLQENGVNTDHIIEIALDGIENEELRDPKLCFKYIKDAMKDDDKYYLLLDEVQFMPRFEEVLNSLLRMSNIDVYVTGSNSKFLSSDIVTEFRGRGDEIRIYPLSFAEFYSVYEGDYDDAWDDYMIYGGLPQVVSLQSERQKADYLKNIFANVYLKDVIERNKIQNVDEIGILVDVLASAIGAPTNPSKIANTFASERQMSYTNKTISNHIDYLADAFLISKANRYDIKGRKYIGANLKYYFTDPGLRNARLNFRQQEPTHIMENIVYNELLIRGYNVDVGVVQIFDKDKEGKRVRKQLEVDFVVNQGNQRYYIQVAYDMTSEEKQNQEFNSLRNIPDSFKKVVIVNGSKRPWRNDEGFVIMGMKYFLLNADSLEF; this is encoded by the coding sequence ATGGAAATTAAAAGAGATGCTTATCTACAGCAGTTGACCATGCGAAAAGATAACGGAATGATAAAGGTGATTACCGGCATTCGTAGATGCGGCAAATCTTTTTTATTGTTTAACATTTTCAAGAGATATTTACAAGAGAATGGTGTTAATACCGATCATATTATTGAGATTGCCTTGGATGGTATTGAGAATGAGGAATTAAGAGATCCCAAGCTGTGCTTTAAGTACATCAAAGATGCCATGAAGGATGATGATAAGTATTATCTTCTTCTGGATGAAGTACAGTTCATGCCACGATTTGAGGAAGTGCTGAACAGTTTGTTACGCATGAGCAACATTGATGTGTATGTCACCGGAAGCAATTCTAAGTTTCTGTCCAGCGACATTGTGACTGAGTTCCGTGGCAGAGGTGATGAGATCAGAATCTATCCCCTCTCTTTTGCAGAGTTTTATTCTGTCTATGAAGGTGATTACGACGATGCCTGGGATGACTACATGATCTATGGAGGATTGCCGCAGGTCGTAAGTTTACAGAGTGAACGACAGAAGGCAGATTACCTGAAAAACATCTTTGCAAATGTTTATCTGAAGGACGTAATTGAAAGAAACAAGATCCAAAATGTGGATGAAATTGGCATTCTGGTTGATGTGCTTGCATCTGCAATTGGTGCACCGACCAACCCTTCAAAGATTGCTAATACCTTTGCCAGTGAGCGTCAGATGAGTTACACAAATAAAACGATTTCCAATCATATTGACTATTTGGCAGATGCGTTTTTGATTTCTAAAGCAAACCGATACGATATTAAGGGCAGAAAGTATATTGGTGCAAATCTGAAATACTACTTTACCGATCCAGGCCTGAGAAATGCCCGTTTGAATTTCAGACAGCAGGAACCTACTCACATCATGGAGAACATTGTTTATAACGAGCTTCTGATTCGTGGCTACAATGTTGATGTGGGTGTTGTGCAGATCTTTGATAAAGATAAAGAGGGCAAGCGTGTCCGTAAGCAGTTGGAAGTTGATTTTGTAGTTAACCAAGGCAATCAGAGATACTACATCCAGGTTGCTTATGACATGACTTCAGAAGAAAAGCAGAATCAGGAGTTCAATTCTCTGCGTAATATCCCGGACTCTTTCAAGAAGGTTGTCATTGTAAATGGCAGCAAAAGACCTTGGAGAAATGATGAGGGATTTGTCATCATGGGAATGAAATATTTCCTTTTGAACGCGGATAGTTTAGAGTTTTGA
- a CDS encoding PRD domain-containing protein, whose amino-acid sequence MYRISKVLNHNTVIGIHADDNQEYLVMGKGIGFGKKVSERIEVRDGDTVYSLQATSNRGNAKELATSIQPIYLEIANEILDEAEKVFQNIDRAVLFPMADHLEYAVKRIQNHEQISNPLTDDIRVLFHLEYKTAECVRPILKERLGITIDDNEVGYISLHIHSAIKDENVSLAMQIARAVRECISHVEQAVNRPIDVMSLSYNRLMNHIRNMVARALQHEELKLNLNDYMEVKFPQAFQMAQTICDQVGKNLCCTLSDAEVGYLAMHIERVVHEDEDLEAIEARD is encoded by the coding sequence ATGTATCGAATTAGTAAAGTTCTCAATCATAATACGGTAATTGGCATTCACGCCGATGACAACCAGGAATACCTGGTGATGGGAAAGGGGATCGGATTCGGCAAAAAAGTCAGCGAGCGAATCGAAGTACGTGACGGCGATACCGTCTACTCGCTACAGGCAACTTCCAATCGTGGAAATGCAAAAGAGCTCGCAACTTCCATCCAGCCCATTTACCTTGAGATTGCAAATGAAATACTGGACGAAGCGGAAAAAGTGTTCCAAAACATTGACCGTGCAGTCCTCTTCCCTATGGCTGACCATTTGGAATATGCTGTAAAGCGCATCCAGAATCACGAACAAATCAGCAACCCACTCACGGATGATATCCGCGTCCTCTTCCACCTGGAATACAAGACTGCGGAATGTGTCCGTCCGATTTTAAAAGAGCGTTTGGGAATCACCATTGATGACAATGAAGTCGGATACATTTCCCTTCACATTCATTCCGCAATCAAAGACGAAAACGTTTCCCTGGCAATGCAGATTGCACGTGCCGTGCGCGAATGCATTTCCCACGTTGAGCAGGCTGTCAACCGACCAATTGATGTCATGTCTCTGTCGTACAACCGACTGATGAACCACATCCGTAACATGGTCGCACGAGCACTGCAGCACGAAGAATTGAAGTTAAACTTAAACGACTACATGGAAGTCAAATTTCCACAGGCATTTCAGATGGCGCAGACCATCTGCGATCAGGTCGGAAAAAACCTGTGCTGCACACTCAGCGATGCTGAAGTCGGATATCTGGCGATGCATATTGAACGTGTCGTCCACGAAGACGAAGATCTCGAGGCAATCGAAGCCAGAGATTAA